The following DNA comes from Bartonella sp. M0283.
TAGAATAACCTCCGGATGGACGCCGGTTTTCCAATATAGTTGTTCGGTCGTATCAACCGGACGATCGAATGTGGCTGTCGCATCAAGCAGTTTTCGGGCAGCATTACGACCCACCAGTTGTGCAACCTGCCCCAAGCCGATTTCAGTTGGCCTAATAAGTTTGATGTCGCCTTTTTCGGCAATTATTTTACCGGTTTCACGCAACCGAAAAGGAAAGCGGATGAAACTGTCGCGATTACAGTTATCAACGGCAAAACGGAAAACTTCATCAAATCGCTCGTCGAGGGCAACATCGTCTTCAACCACAAAACCGGCATCCAGTCCTTCATCAATTATTTTTTGCCAGGCCTCTCTGTGGGACAAAAAGCACGCAATCTCATTTTTTGATAATGTGAAAGGATAATAAGGTCGATAGAGCTGCTTCCGATAAAAGTGCTGAATCGTTTGATCATCGAGAGAAAGACTATCAATCGCATTTAAAACAATTGTCGGACATGGAAGATGCTTTTTCAGCAGCGCTACCTGACTTTCCCGTTCATTTGCCCGTTCAAGATGAATAACAAGTGCTTTAATGGTTTTTAATGAACCGTTCATAGTTATCCTGAAAATCCGACAGCAGAACCGACAAGTTTTTTGTCATAATACGGATTGCATGAAAAGAAAACAACGGCGATCAATCACGCTTGTTATAAGAAATGGCAAGTTCCCTCGTCTATACGCTCACGCACCCATTTTGCTTCTGATGACCAGGCATGATGCTTCCATCCCTGCCAGGTAAAACCGCAGATAAAAATTTCCCATTCCGACAAATCGAACTGTTTCAAACAATCCCAAATGCCGAGATAGCCGGTCGATGGAAACCATTCTTTGAGTTTATTGCCTTCAATGCCGATTTCAGCGCATGCTTCAAGATAGAACTGCGCGGATTTTATAACCACATCCTTGCTCGCCTCGCCAAAAACTTTGATAGCCTTTTCGGTCCAGTCAAGTCTCCGGTGTTTTAACAATTGCGAGCTTAAGCGGGGACGTGCAAAATAAGTCTTCATAATATAGGGATGATAGACCAGTGTAATGAGCTCGGCCTGTTTAAAAAATTTGTATTCCAAAAACGATTTATCGCTAAGCTTCTGCTGCATTGGTTTGCCGGAGTTGCACATCATCAGACAGCTGGTCTTTGAACCACTCCAGCCGTCAAGCAATCTGGGACGGTTAAAGCGCAAAACATAGTCTGCGCTATCTATTTCTTCAGACAAATCCCTTGGTAAATCGGCGTTTCCAACAACGATGAGTCGTCTTTTTTGAGTTCCCATATAACCAATCCCAAGTTTGACGCTTCACGTCCCCGCGCTTTTAAATGACCACACACAAGCGGTAATTTACTGTTTTAAATGGCAGAATAATAGAAAATTAATTGTCAGACGCAAGAATTATTCTCCGATATTTCATAGAGAACTTTAAACCATGCAGCTTCTGCACAATTTTTTATCTTGAATTCCGGCAAAAAAACGGTTCATGATTTTATGCCGTTATTCACCTTTAATGTTTCGTCATGGTATTCACCCGACAGCCGCAACCATTCGCGTGCAGCATAGGAAAGGTGGCTATTGCTGCGCCAAATCAATGCCATATGCCATTCAATGATTGTGTCGGTTATTTCAACCATTTTAACATTTTTGACATTACGTTTTTCAGCAATCATACGGGGTAAAAAACCAACTCCCATTCCCGCTGCTACCAGACCAAATAAAAAATCGATCTGGCTTGAGCGCGCCGAAACGACCGGCGACAGTCCTTTTTTACGGAATGTTTCAATAACAAGCGGTGTCAAAGCAAATTGGCTGGCAAAAAGCACAAACGGATATTCGGCAAGCTCTTTAGCTGTGATCGTGGTACGCTCTCCGGCAAGACTGGCCGGCATTAACGCAACAACAGGATCATTACGAACATCCTGATAATCGAAGCCGCTCGCAATTGGTACCAGAGAACCGGCAAGTTCGATTTCGCCCTGCCGCACCAGCTCTTCCAGTTTTTTGCTCCCGTGTTCGACTATATTGATATCAATCTGCGGGTGTGAGGACGTATAGCGGGCAAGAACGGGAGCAAAAAGCTCCGAACTGCCGATAGGGGGAAGTCCTATTTTCAAAATACCTCGTTTTAGCCCCTTCAATTCGGCGATCTCGCGTTCCATTGCCGATTCTTCGGCAAGAATTCGTTGGGCATGGCGAAAGACATATTCGCCTGCCGCTGTAAGCTGCATTTTTCCTTTGTTTCGATTGATTAATTTGGTTCCATACTGGCTTTCAAGCTGGGCCAGAGATTTACTGATCGTCGATTGCGTCGAGTTCAGAACTTTCGCGGCCGAGGAAAAGCCGTTCTGGCGTATGATTTCGACAAAAGCTTCAAGTGTTCTAATTTGCATGACTATTCTATATAGGAATAGTCAACATGAATTCAATTCATTTTACGAATGACACAGCATCACTTATCTAACGCTTTGTCAGGAGTATAAATTAAATGATACATCGTCTCTCTATTCAAACACGCCTTCTTTTCCATCGCAACATATTTGCACAGATGGGACTTTTGTGCGCATTCTGGATTAGTGGCGAGGTCATTACCTGGGCACTGAACCTACCGATTCCGGGCGCCATTATTGGTATGGTACTCGCACTTCTTGCACTGGCTAGCCACAAGCTCAGCATATTAAGCATGAAACGTGGTGCGGATTGGCTCATTGCCGAGATGCTCTTGTTTTTTGTTCCAGCCGTTCTTGCCCTACTCAATCACAAAGAATTCATCGGCTTGTTAGGGATTAAAATTCTGGTTGTTATTCTGGGTGGCACCTTTGTCGTTATGAGTATCACCGCTTTGACAATAGATCTATGTTACCGCTGGATGTTAATGCGCCATGTCAAACATTGAAGCAAATCTTGAACAATATATGGCTGATATCGAGCTTTATACCAGTCCGGTTTTCAAAACGGTTTTCTGGTCGCTTGTTACCATCCTCCTTTATATGGCGGCTAAAGCATTTTACCGCCGTTTTTCTTATTGGTGGCTAACGCCATTGGCGGTGACACCGCTTCTTTTGATGATTGTTGTGGTCTTGCTAAAAGGTGACTATGCCCATTACATCAAGGCCACCCATTGGCTGGTTGCAATTCTGGGACCGGTCACTGTTGCCTTTGCTGTACCAATCTGGCAGCAACGCCGCATCATTGCTAAAAACTGGTTTATTCTGACAATCGGTATCATCGTCGGTTCTTTTGCCTCGATGTTATCGGCTTGGGGGCTTGCAACACTTATGCAACTCGACCCGACTTTGCGGCTAAGTCTTATGCCGCGCTCCATCAGTACGCCTTTTGCTATGGAGGTTTCGGGTGATATTGGTGGCATTCCGGATTTGACAGCCGTTTTTGTTGTTATGACCGGCGTTTTGGGCGCTGCACTCGGTGAAGTTATTGTCAAATATCTGCCCCTACGCTCGTCCCTTGCACGTGGTGCCCTTTTCGGAATGGGGGCACACGGAGCAGGCGTTGCCCGTGCCCACCAAATGGGCCGCGAAGAAGGGTCGATTGCCGGCCTCGTTATGGTGATGGTTGGCATTGTCAATGTTCTGCTTGCACCGATTTTGGGATGGCTTCTGAAATAGAACAGACTATATGCGGTTCTTGATTAAAACCGCATATAGTCTTTTTGCCCCATGTTCTTAACCGGTCATAAAATTTTTCTTTATAGCAACACGGATTGATCGGGGGGGCTGTTGCGGTGACGGGCCACTTTTATGCCGCTACGCTTATCTCACAATCTTTTATAAAAACCGGCTTTGCGACCGTTAAAATGTCGAAAATCTCCATCCGAATTTTCATCGACGAAGAGCATCGCCTGAATATTTTACGGCTTTAACAGACAGAAGCCTATTTTCTCTTGCTCTTGCAGCCGAACTCGCTATTTTCCAACTCCTCTGTGTCAAATGCGTACAATGTTGACACAATGACCTGTTTTATTTCAGGAAAATGCTTTAAAGCAGAACAAAAAGCCGAGTGAAAGGATTCCTCTATGGCCAATGTGATCGACGGGAAAAAACTTTCTGAAGACATCCTTGCCAAGGTAAAACAGGAAACTGCTGTTTTACGTGAACAACACAATATTCAACCGGGTA
Coding sequences within:
- a CDS encoding glycosyltransferase family 25 protein yields the protein MNGSLKTIKALVIHLERANERESQVALLKKHLPCPTIVLNAIDSLSLDDQTIQHFYRKQLYRPYYPFTLSKNEIACFLSHREAWQKIIDEGLDAGFVVEDDVALDERFDEVFRFAVDNCNRDSFIRFPFRLRETGKIIAEKGDIKLIRPTEIGLGQVAQLVGRNAARKLLDATATFDRPVDTTEQLYWKTGVHPEVILPPVVREISAKLGGSTIKSKHSLFARLYRELARPLYRHRIRALSKRQKG
- a CDS encoding glycosyltransferase family 29 protein — translated: MGTQKRRLIVVGNADLPRDLSEEIDSADYVLRFNRPRLLDGWSGSKTSCLMMCNSGKPMQQKLSDKSFLEYKFFKQAELITLVYHPYIMKTYFARPRLSSQLLKHRRLDWTEKAIKVFGEASKDVVIKSAQFYLEACAEIGIEGNKLKEWFPSTGYLGIWDCLKQFDLSEWEIFICGFTWQGWKHHAWSSEAKWVRERIDEGTCHFL
- a CDS encoding LysR family transcriptional regulator, which translates into the protein MQIRTLEAFVEIIRQNGFSSAAKVLNSTQSTISKSLAQLESQYGTKLINRNKGKMQLTAAGEYVFRHAQRILAEESAMEREIAELKGLKRGILKIGLPPIGSSELFAPVLARYTSSHPQIDINIVEHGSKKLEELVRQGEIELAGSLVPIASGFDYQDVRNDPVVALMPASLAGERTTITAKELAEYPFVLFASQFALTPLVIETFRKKGLSPVVSARSSQIDFLFGLVAAGMGVGFLPRMIAEKRNVKNVKMVEITDTIIEWHMALIWRSNSHLSYAAREWLRLSGEYHDETLKVNNGIKS
- a CDS encoding CidA/LrgA family protein gives rise to the protein MIHRLSIQTRLLFHRNIFAQMGLLCAFWISGEVITWALNLPIPGAIIGMVLALLALASHKLSILSMKRGADWLIAEMLLFFVPAVLALLNHKEFIGLLGIKILVVILGGTFVVMSITALTIDLCYRWMLMRHVKH
- a CDS encoding LrgB family protein; protein product: MADIELYTSPVFKTVFWSLVTILLYMAAKAFYRRFSYWWLTPLAVTPLLLMIVVVLLKGDYAHYIKATHWLVAILGPVTVAFAVPIWQQRRIIAKNWFILTIGIIVGSFASMLSAWGLATLMQLDPTLRLSLMPRSISTPFAMEVSGDIGGIPDLTAVFVVMTGVLGAALGEVIVKYLPLRSSLARGALFGMGAHGAGVARAHQMGREEGSIAGLVMVMVGIVNVLLAPILGWLLK